The genomic stretch CACGGGTCGCGAAGCCCAGGGCGCGTTCGAGCTCGCCGTCGTTCTCGGTCAGCGGGGCACTGAGCAGGTGTGCCAGGCACGCCACGCCGGCGTCCGGGTCCTCGCGGAGCCGGGTCAGTGCGGCCTCACCGACGCTCCGACGCCCGAGGGTGAGCAGCAGTTCGGCCTGCGCGTCGACCACGGGCACGCCGGTCACGCCCGTCCGACGGAGGCGGCGGAGCGCCGCGCGGGCACGGACCGAGGTACGGCGGTCCGTGAAGGCGGCCGTCGCGCAGGCGATGACGAGGCCGAGGACCGCCGCGGTGCGGACGCCCGGGTCGCTCGCGAGCGCGTTCGCCGGGTCGCCGCCGCCAGGTCCCAGCGTCCGGAGCACCGCGACGACGTCCGGTGCGATGGCCGCGACCTCGCCGTGCGCCCCGCGGAACGACCAGTACCCGGCGAGCGCCGAGAAGAGCGGGGCGACCGCGACCGGGTCCCCGGCGCGGAGGGCCCACCGCAGCATCGTGACGAGGTTGTCGGCCTCGCGTTCCAGGACCCGGAAGCGGGCGACCTGGTCCGTGGTCCGGACGATGAACAGGTCGTGCCCGGCGGCGGTCCGGCAGGCCCACAGCGTCATCGCGGCGCGGACGTCGGCGGTCGCCCCGGACTCCTCGAGTCGTGCGGCACCGAACTCGCGGACGGTCTCGAGCAGGCGGTAGCGGACCGGCTCCCCCTCCTGCTCGACGAGTTGCACGAGGGACTGCTCGACCAGTTCCGCCAGGTCGTCGAGGGCGTCGTGCAGCCGCTCGGGTGTGGCGACCGCTTCGACGGCGTCGACGGACAGGCCGTCCGGGAACAGCGCGAGGCGGGTCAGCAGGTCCCGGGCACCGGCGTCGAGCAGCCGCCAGCTCCACTCGATCACCGCCAGCAGGGTCCGGTGTCGCTCGGGCGCCGACCGGTCGCCACCCCGGAGCAACGCGAAGCGGTCGTCGAGTCGTCGCTCGATCTCGTCGACGCTCATCCCCCGGATCCGGGCGGCGGCGAGTTCGATCGCCAGCGGTGAGCCGTCCAGCCGGGCGCAGATCCGGCGGACCGCGTCGACCGGCAGCACCGCCCCCGGACGAGCGGCCCGTGCCCGGTCGGTGAACAGGCGGACGGCTGCCCCGTCGGCCTCGACGGGCAGCGGTGCCAGCGGCGCGACGACCTCGCCGGCGACCGCGAGCGGCGCGCGCGAGGTCGTCAGGATCCGCAGTCCGGGCAGCACCGCGAGCAGGTCCGCGGCGAACGCGGCGACCGGCTCGAGGATGTGCTCGCAGTTGTCGAGCACGAGCAGCGTGGGTTCCTCGCCGAGCGCCCGGACCACCCGGGTGCGCAGGTCGGCGATCACCGCGTCCCGGAGGCTCCGCGCACTGCGCACCTCGGCGAGCCCCAGCAGCGCGCCGATCGCGGGGACGACGTCCTCGCCGGTGGTGAGCGGTGCGAGCTCGACGACGACGACCCCGCAGGCCGCCGGCACGGTCGCCGCCGCAGCCTGGGCCAGTCGGGTCTTGCCGAGTCCACCGGCTCCGAGGATCGTCACCAGCCGTGCGTCGGACAGGAGGCGCGTGACGGCGGCGAGGTCGGCCTCCCGTCCGATGAGTGTGTTCGGGGCGGCCCGCAGCCCGACCCGACGGACCGAGCCGCTGGCGGGTCCGGCGCTCCGGAGCACGTCGGCGTTCAGTCGGACCAGGTCGGCCGAGGGGTCGGCGCCCAGTTCGTCGGACAGCCGGTCGCGGTGCGCGGCGAAGACGGCGAGCGCCTCCGCCGACTGGCCGCCGGCGGCGAGGGCACGCACCAGGCCGGCGACGGCGGCCTCGTCGAAGGGGTCGGCCGCAGCCTCGTCGCGCCAGAGGGCCGCGGCGGCGTCGGGGTCGCCCTCGGACTGGAGGACCGTGGCCAGTCGACGACGGAGGTCGCGTCGGACCGCGCTCGCGCGGTCGGCGAGTGCCGTCCCGACCGGACCCTCGAGGTCACCGCCGGGCTCACCGCGCCAGCGGTCCAGCGCTGCACGGAGCGCCGCGGCGTCCCCGGATGCGTCCGGGGGGCCGTCGAGCGTCCGTTCGGCCGCCCCCAGGTCCGTCGCGTCGGCATCCACCCCGAGGGCGTACCCGGCGGCGGTCGAGACGACGATCCCGTCGGCGGTCGCGCGGCGGAGGCGCGAGACGAGCGTCTGCAGGGCCGCTCGGGCGCCCTTCGGCGGCGCGTCGCCCCACAGGTCCTCGATGAGCGACCCGGTGGTCACGGCACGACCACCGGCCAGCACGAGCGCAGTGAGGAAGGTGCGTGCCAGTGCCCCGGGCAGCGGCACGAGCGCCCCGGTGGGGTCCTCGGCGAGCACCGGACCGAGGACGGCGATGCGCGGCGCGGACACGTGAGGAGTCTAGGCGCGGGGTCCGTCAGGGCCAGCCGGTCAGGGCGAGCCCGTCAGGTCGACGGTCCGGTCTCGGTGTCGACGTCCTGCGTCGCCCGACGCTCGGACTCGACGATCCCCCGGAGCGAGACCAGCGCCGACGACGTCACCGCCACGTCGGACGGGTTCTCGCGGGAGGCGTCGAGTGCCTCTTCGAGTTCCGAGATCGCCCGGTCGCCCTCCTCGGGCGGGTGGTCGCCGCGCACCATCGCCGCGACCTGCCGGATCGCCGTCGTGAGGGGTTCCGTGAACGCCTCGTCCGGCCGACCGAGGTTCGACGACACCGGACCCGACCGGGCCACGAGCTCGGTGAGGTCCGTCGTGTACCAGGCGACCCGCTCGAGCGCCCGGAAGCGCGACCCGTCGTGCTGCAGCCGTGCCCGTGAACCGCGGAGCGCCCCGCGGGGGTTGATGCGCCGGCTCTCCTGCGCGATCGACACCCGGCTGCGGACGTCGGCGATCGCCCGGTCCAGCCGGTCCTGCGCCCGGTCCCAGGCCCGCTCGTCCCGCTCGCCCTGCTCCAGGACGTCCGCCAAGCCGTCGAGGTGCTCGGCCAGCACGCCGTTCACCTGGTCGATGCGGCGCTCGGCGTCCCAGAAGCGCAGCGGCGGGAACACCAGGAAGTTCACCAGCAGGCCGACGACCACCCCGACGGCCATCTGCACGAGGTAGCCGAGCGAGTACCCCTCGGCGTGCGCACCCCCGACGAGCAGCACGAACAGCGCTGCCGTCGACACCCACGAGCTGCCCTCGCCGAGGATCCGGAACCCGCCGACGAGCACGCCGACCCCGACCGCCAGCGCGACCGCGAGGACACCGGGGTCCCCCACCCGCATCGTGAACGCCGCCACCGCGATGCCCAGTGCGATGCCGATTAGGGTCTGCACGCCGCTCCGGAGGCCCGCGAACACCGTCGTCTGCATCGCGACCACGGCGCCGAGCGGGGCGTAGTACGGGTAGTCGGACGCGACGCCGGGGACGTGCCGGGCGAGGACCCACGCCAGGGCTGCGGCAGCGGCGGCCTTGGCGGCGTGGAGCAGGCGCGGCTGCGTGCCGGAACTCCGACTCCACCGCCAGACGCGCGTACCGACCCCGGCGATGTGCTGGAACTGCATGGGTGCTCTCATCTCGTCGGCCGACACGGTACGCGGCGGCCGCTGGTCGCGCCTCCGGGTCAGGCCTGACGGGGCGGGCCTGTCGGGGCGGCGGGGACCCCTGGGCATGCAGGAGGGCCCCCGCAGCCTGCGCTGCGAGGGCCCTCCTGGTGGTGCGGTGCGACTACTTGGACGAGTCCGCGGCGTCGTCCGACTTGGCAGCGGCGTCGGCCTCGACCTCGGCAGCAGCGTCGGTCGTGGTCTCCTCGGCGACCGGGGTCGACTCCTCGGTGGTCTCGGTCTCGTCGACCGGGGCCTCCGTGGTGTCGGTCTCCGTCGCGGCCGGCGCAGCGGCGGCCGGAGCAGCCTTGCGCGAGACCGGAGCCGGCGTGCTCGAGACGGGCTCGAGGACGAGCTCGATCGAGGCGAGGGGAGCGTTGTCGCCCTTGCGGAAGCCGAGCTTCGTGATGCGGGTGTAACCGCCCTGGCGGTCGGCCACCTGCGGCGCGATCTCCGTGAACAGCGTGTGCACGACGGTCTTGTCGCGCAGGGCTGCGATCACACGACGACGAGCGTGCAGGTCGCCACGCTTCGCGAACGTGATGAGGCGCTCGGCGACCGGGCGGAGGCGCTTGGCCTTCGTCTCGGTGGTGGTGATGCGGCCGTGCGTGAACAGGGCGTTGGCGAGGTTGCTCAGGAGCAGGCGCTCGTGGGCGGGACCGCCACCGAGGCGGGGGCCCTTGGTGGGCTTCGGCATGTCAGTTCTCCAGTGGTGATGGTGGTGCGCCCCGTGTCAGGAGCGCGTGCGCGTCAGCGCGAGGTCAGTTGCTGGACTCGTCCTCGTCGTACCCGCTGTAGAAGTGGGCACCATCGAATCCGGGGACGGTGTCCTTGAGGGACAGGCCGAGCTCGGTGAGCTTGTCCTTGACCTCGTCCACCGACTTCTGGCCGAAGTTGCGGATGTTCATGAGCTGCGTCTCCGAGAGGGCGACGAGCTCGGACACCGTGTTGATGCCCTCGCGCTTCAGGCAGTTGTAGCTACGGACCGACAGGTCGAGGTCCTCGATCGGCGTCTGCAGCTCGTTCGACAGCACGGCGTCGACCGGCGCGGGGCCGATCTCGATGCCTTCAGCTGCCGTGTTGAGCTCGCGGGCGAGCCCGAACAGCTCGACGAGCGTGCGACCGGCCGACGCGATGGCGTCGCGCGGCGTGATCGCGGGCTTCGACTCGACGTCGACGACCAGGCGGTCGAAGTCCGTGCGCTCACCGGCACGCGTCGCCTCGACGCGGTAGGTGACCTTGAGCACGGGCGAGTAGATCGAGTCGATCGGGATCTGACCGGCCTCGCTGAACTCCGAGCGGTTCTGGGTCGCCGAGACGTAGCCGCGGCCACGCTCGATCGTCAGTTCCAGCTCGAAGCGGGCGGAGTCGTTCAGGGTCGCGATGACGAGGTCCGGGTTGTGGATCTCGACACCGGCCGGCGCGGAGATGTCCGCGGCGGTGACCTGACCGGCACCCTGCTTGCGCAGGTAGGCGGTGATCGGCTCGTCGTGCTCGCTGGAGACGACCAGGCTCTTGATGTTCAGGATGATCTCGGTGACGTCTTCCTTGACACCGGGAACGGTGCTGAACTCGTGGAGGACACCGTCGATTCGGATGCTCGTGACTGCAGCACCGGGGATGGACGAGAGGAGCGTGCGGCGCAGCGAGTTGCCGAGGGTGTACCCGAAGCCCGGCTCGAGCGGTTCGATGACGAAGCGCGAGCGGAATTCGGAGATGGACTCCTCGTTCAGGGTGGGGCGCTGTGCAATGAGCACTGTGGAATTCCTTTCGGCGAAGTGTCCGCTATATGACACTTGGCGGTACGACGGGGCCGGCCGGGCCCCGACGGGTCTGTTTCAGTTGTGATCACGCGCACAGGAGTGCGCGATCGAACGACCAGGAATGGCCGCCCCCACTCGTCCCGGTCAGGGAACGAGCGGGGAACGGCCTGTTGCTCCTCGCGTCAGACGCGGCGGCGCTTCGGCGGGCGGCACCCGTTGTGCGCCTGCGGCGTCACGTCGTTGATCGAACCGACCTCGAGGCCAGCGGCCTGGAGCGAACGGATCGCCGTCTCACGACCGGAACCCGGCCCCTTGACGAAGACGTCGACCTTCTTGACGCCGTGCTCCGCTGCCTGACGAGCAGCCGACTCGGCGGCGAGCTGCGCCGCGAACGGCGTCGACTTGCGCGAGCCCTTGAAGCCGACGGCCCCGGAGGACGCCCAGCTGAGGACGGCACCCGACGGGTCGGTGATGCTGACGATGGTGTTGTTGAACGTGCTCTTGATGTGGGCCTGGCCCACAGCGACGTTCTTCTTCTCCTTGCGGCGCGGCTTGCGCGCGGCGGTCTTGGGGGTAGCCATCGTGATCTCCTATCGAGCCTTCTTCTTGCCTGCCACGGTGCGCTTCGGACCCTTGCGGGTACGAGCGTTCGTCTTGGTGCGCTGACCGCGCACCGGGAGACCGCGACGGTGGCGGAGACCCTCGTAGCTACCGATCTCGACCTTGCGGCGGATGTCGGCGGCGACCTCACGGCGGAGGTCACCCTCCACCTTGAAGGTGCCCTCGATGAAGTCGCGGAGGGCGACGAGCTGGTCGTCGGTGAGGTCCTTGACGCGGATGTCGCCGGAGATGCCGGTCTCCGCGAGCGTCTGGACGGCGCGGGTACGGCCGACCCCGTAGATGTAGGTGAGTGCGATCTCCACGCGCTTCTCGCGCGGGATGTCGACGCCTGCTAGACGTGCCATTGTGCTGGCTGCTCCTGTTGTCGATGGAGGTGTGGCGCAGTGCCGGTGCCCGGGCCTCCGACCCGAGGTGTCCCCCACCCGCTGATGCGGACGGGATCTGACACTGCGTTGTCGATGTTCAGTTGTGGGTCGTGCTCGAGCCGCTGGCAGTCTCGCGACTGGCGGCCCCGGTCGTGCAGGCGGACCGGAGTCCGTTCCGGAGCAGCTCTCGCTGGTCCGTCAGGGACTAGCCCTGGCGCTGCTTGTGACGCGGGTTGCTCTTGCAGATCACCATGACGCGGCCCTTGCGGCGGATGACGCGGCAGTGCTCGCAGATGACCTTGACGCTGGGGTTGACCTTCATTGTTCGTTCCTCGTGCTCGCTGGCTTCGTGCTCGGCGGGTTCGCCTTGCCGTTCCTTTCCAGCTCGCGGATCACTTGTAGCGGTAGACGATCCGGCCGCGGGTCAGGTCGTACGGGCTCAGCTCGACGATCACGCGGTCCTCAGGGAGGATGCGGATGTAGTGCTGGCGCATCTTCCCGGAGATGTGCGCGAGGACCTTGTGTCCGTTGGTCAGCTCAACGCGGAACATCGCGTTGGGCAGAGCTTCGAGCACCGAGCCTTCGATCTCGATGACGCCGTCTTTCTTGGCCATAGCCTCACTGTCGCTTGGTTGGATTACCGGTGTGATCCCCGAGCCGGTCTGCGGGTTCGGGCGCCACGCCAGAAGGCATGGCACACCAAAGATCGATCTTATGTGGTAGACGGCGGATTGCCAAGTGCTGGTTCGACCTTCCGCGAGTCGGGGGCCCGTCCGGAGCCCGAGGAGCACCCCAGTGCAGGGGACGGAGCGCGCTCCGCGGTGCGCAGGGACGCCGTTCCACAGCGACCTCATGCCTTCCCCGTCGTCGACACGGAGCCCGGAGCCGTACGGTGACCGGAGCCCTGATCGAAGGAGGACACCCGTGCCCGACGCCCCCGGCCGCCCGCGCCCCGTCGCGCGCCACGGTCGACTCCCCCGCCGACGCGGGTGGACGACCCTGCTCACCGTCGTAGCCGCAGCCGCCGCGGTGGTCCTGGTCAGCGGCACCAGCGTCGCCACGATCGCCGCCGCGCAGCTCGCCACCTCGACCAGGACCGTGCCGCTGAGCACCGATGACCAGAGCACCGCGAAGACCGCCGACATCACCGCCATCAAGGGCGGCGCGAACATCCTGCTCATCGGCAGTGACACCCGCGTCGGACAGTTCGATTCCGACGAAGACGTCGAGGGTGCCCGCAACGACGTCACGATGCTCGTGCACGTCTCCGAGGACCACCAGCAGCTCACCGCCGTCAGCTTCCCCCGTGACCTCATGGTCCCGATCCCGGCGTGCACCAACCCGGAGACCGGCACCACCTACCCCGCAGCGGCATCCGCGCAGTTCAACACCGCGCTCGGCAACGGCGGCGTCTCGTGCGTCGTCGACACCGTCGAGAACCTCACCGGCCTGACCGTCCCCTACGCCGGACTCATCACCTTCGACGGCGTCATCGAGATGTCGAACGCCCTCGGCGGGGTCGACGTCTGCGTGGCGTCCCCGATCGACGACTCCTTCACCGGGCTGCACCTCAGCGCCGGCGCGCACTCGCTGCAGGGCACGGACGCACTCGCCTTCCTGCGGTCCCGGCACGGCGTCGGTGACGGCAGCGACCTGGCCCGGATCAGCTCGCAACAGGTGTTCCTGTCGGCACTCCTCCGTCAGGTGACGTCGAACGGCACGCTCTCGAACCCGCTCACGCTCTACAAACTGGCCGGTGCCGCACTGTCGAACATGACCCTGTCGGACGGCCTCGCCCAGACCCGGACCCTCGTCGGACTCGCCTCCACCCTGCGCGGCATGAGCACGTCGAGCATGCTCTTCGTGCAGTACCCGGTCGTCGACGACCCCGCCGACCCGGCCCGGGTGGTCGTGGACGAGACGAACGCCCATGCCCTCAACGTGGCCCTGCAGACGGACGAGCGGACGTCGCTGAGCGACTCCTCGACGGGCCGTGCGTCCCGGGAGTCGTCCGGCACCGCGAGTCCGTCGCCGACGTCCGCTCCGTCCACCCCGGCGGGCTCCTCCTCCGCGGCGACCTCCGAGTCCAGCACACCGGCTCCGGAGACCACGACGACGAGCAGCCCGTCCTCGACGCCGCTGCCGTCGTCGATCACCGGGCAGAGCGCAGCCGAACAGACCTGCTCGGTGGGGAACTGACCGTCGTCTCGCGGCGACGACGTGGCCGGGCCACGACATGACGGGAGGCCCGTTGCCAGCTGGCGACGGGCCTCCCGTCATGCGGGTGGTGCGCTGGCACGGGCCGGCCTGCTCCGCTCGGAGCGCTACGGGACGGGGACCGGGGTCACGCCCAGCGGCTCGAGCGCCGCTGCACCGCCGTCGGCGGCCGTCAGGACCCAGATGCCGCCCGCGTGCACCGCGACGCTGTGCTCCCAGTGCGCGGCGTCGGACCCGTCGAGCGTACGCACCGTCCACTCGTCGGCGTCCGTCGAGCTGTCGATCGTGCCGGCGGTCACCATCGGCTCGATCGCGACGGCCAGGCCGGGCTTGACGGCGGGACCCGCGCCGCGGACGCGGTAGTTGAAGACCGGCGGTTCCTCGTGCATCGAACGACCGATGCCGTGACCGGTGAAGTCCTCGACGATGCCCCACTCGCCGGTCTCGTCGATGGCGTCCTCGACCGCCGCACCGACCTCGTGCAGGTTCTTCGCGTGCGCCAGCGCGGCGACCCCGTGCCAGAGCGACCGCTCCGTGGTGTCGCACAGCTTCTGGCGGGCCGCCGTCGTGTCCGCGTCGCCGCCGGGGACGACGGTGCTGAAGGCGCTGTCGCCGTTCCATCCGTCCACCTCGGCACCGGCGTCGACCGAGACGATGTCGCCGGGTTCGAGCACGCGGTCACCCGGGATGCCGTGCACGATCTCGTCGTTCACCGACACGCACAGGGTGTGGCGGTAGCCGGGCACCAACTGGAAGTTCGGCACACCGCCGCCGTCGCGGATCGTCTGCTCGGCGATCGCGTCGAGCTCACCCGTGGTGATGCCCGGCCGGATCGCGGCACGCACGGCCTCGAGCGCCTGTGCCGTGAGGAGCCCGGGCCGCACCATGGCGCGGAGCTCCTCGGGGGTCTTGTAGATCGAGGGCTTCCGGAAGCGAGACACGGACTGCCTGGTCAGACCGAGGCGGCGAGACCGCGGGCGGACAGTGCCGCAGCGATCCGGTCACCGACCTCGTCGACGCCGCCGAGGCCGTCGACGTCCACGACCAGTCCACGCTGCTGGTACACGGCGACGAGCGGCGCGGTCTGCTCCTGGTACACCTGCTGGCGCCGACGGATGGTCTGCTCGTTGTCGTCCGCGCGACCCTGTTCGCTCGCACGGTTCATGAGCCGACCGACCAGGGCGTCCTGGTCGGCAACCAACTGCACGACGGCGTCGATCCCGGTGCCCTGCTCGGCGAGCAGCCCGTCCAGGTACTCCACCTGAGCGGGCGTCCGCGGATAGCCGTCGAGCAGGAAGCCCTGTGCGGCGTCCGGCTCGGCCAGGCGGTCGCGCACCAGTTCGTTCGTCAGGTCGTCGGGGACGTACTCCCCCGCGTCCATGATCGCCTTGGCCCGCTGTCCGAGGGGCGTGCCCTCCGAGACGTTCTTCCGGAAGATGTCCCCGGTCGAGATCGCCGGCACGCCGAACGACGTGGCGATCCGGCCGGCCTGCGTGCCCTTACCGGCTCCGGGAGGTCCGACGATGATGAGACGTGCGCTCAACGGAGAAGCCCTTCGTAGTGACGCTGCTGCAGCTGCGAGTCGATCTGCTTCACCGTCTCGAGACCGACACCCACGATGATCAGGATGCTGGCACCGCCGAACGGGAAGTTCTGGTTCGCGCCGAACAGCGCCAGTGCTGCGAGCGGGATGAGGGCGATGAGACCGAGGTACAGCGCACCGGGCAGCGTGACCCGGGTCAGGACGTAGTCGAGGTACTCGGCGGTCGGGCGTCCGGCACGGATGCCCGGGATGAACCCGCCGTACTTCTTCATGTTGTCGGCGACCTCTTCGGGGTTGAAGGTGATCGCGACGTAGAAGTACGTGAAACCGACGATGAGCAGGAAGTACAGGACCATGTAGAACCAGTTGTCACCCGAGGTCAGGTTGCTCTGGATCCAGGTCACCCACGGGGCCGGCGCAGAACCGTCCGAGGGCTGGTTGAACTGGGCGATCAGCGCCGGCAGGTAGAGCAGCGACGACGCGAAGATGACGGGCACGACGCCGGCCATGTTCACCTTGATCGGGATGTAGGTGTTGTTGCCGCCGTAGGTCCGCCGCCCGACCATGCGCTTGGCGTACTGCACCGGGATCCGT from Curtobacterium sp. MCLR17_032 encodes the following:
- a CDS encoding BTAD domain-containing putative transcriptional regulator, with translation MSAPRIAVLGPVLAEDPTGALVPLPGALARTFLTALVLAGGRAVTTGSLIEDLWGDAPPKGARAALQTLVSRLRRATADGIVVSTAAGYALGVDADATDLGAAERTLDGPPDASGDAAALRAALDRWRGEPGGDLEGPVGTALADRASAVRRDLRRRLATVLQSEGDPDAAAALWRDEAAADPFDEAAVAGLVRALAAGGQSAEALAVFAAHRDRLSDELGADPSADLVRLNADVLRSAGPASGSVRRVGLRAAPNTLIGREADLAAVTRLLSDARLVTILGAGGLGKTRLAQAAAATVPAACGVVVVELAPLTTGEDVVPAIGALLGLAEVRSARSLRDAVIADLRTRVVRALGEEPTLLVLDNCEHILEPVAAFAADLLAVLPGLRILTTSRAPLAVAGEVVAPLAPLPVEADGAAVRLFTDRARAARPGAVLPVDAVRRICARLDGSPLAIELAAARIRGMSVDEIERRLDDRFALLRGGDRSAPERHRTLLAVIEWSWRLLDAGARDLLTRLALFPDGLSVDAVEAVATPERLHDALDDLAELVEQSLVQLVEQEGEPVRYRLLETVREFGAARLEESGATADVRAAMTLWACRTAAGHDLFIVRTTDQVARFRVLEREADNLVTMLRWALRAGDPVAVAPLFSALAGYWSFRGAHGEVAAIAPDVVAVLRTLGPGGGDPANALASDPGVRTAAVLGLVIACATAAFTDRRTSVRARAALRRLRRTGVTGVPVVDAQAELLLTLGRRSVGEAALTRLREDPDAGVACLAHLLSAPLTENDGELERALGFATRARVLAEQAGDVWTSGTAAVSVTQLAGQLGRHEQALDAADAARARLEQFGAEDDLIEVGWSVGLSAAATGDVERARTLATELAALPASPGVGPVGGPGGGPGGERAQMALLAHAVRAEVARAEGDPVRAVGEYRRAWDGVLPHRRAASQWVMIVGAALLAAQDETAAGEAAAGRSAGAGTGLQDGREARADVARQVRVRALVALRTPALWNDLPVVGTAVLGAALEAISRGADAPTPALVAAAWGSALRLGARQDFAVLGHRRLRPLVVAAVGEALVADAETASAGTSRAEAVAAARAVLEAIRPSACTPGR
- a CDS encoding FUSC family protein, which codes for MQFQHIAGVGTRVWRWSRSSGTQPRLLHAAKAAAAAALAWVLARHVPGVASDYPYYAPLGAVVAMQTTVFAGLRSGVQTLIGIALGIAVAAFTMRVGDPGVLAVALAVGVGVLVGGFRILGEGSSWVSTAALFVLLVGGAHAEGYSLGYLVQMAVGVVVGLLVNFLVFPPLRFWDAERRIDQVNGVLAEHLDGLADVLEQGERDERAWDRAQDRLDRAIADVRSRVSIAQESRRINPRGALRGSRARLQHDGSRFRALERVAWYTTDLTELVARSGPVSSNLGRPDEAFTEPLTTAIRQVAAMVRGDHPPEEGDRAISELEEALDASRENPSDVAVTSSALVSLRGIVESERRATQDVDTETGPST
- the rplQ gene encoding 50S ribosomal protein L17 — encoded protein: MPKPTKGPRLGGGPAHERLLLSNLANALFTHGRITTTETKAKRLRPVAERLITFAKRGDLHARRRVIAALRDKTVVHTLFTEIAPQVADRQGGYTRITKLGFRKGDNAPLASIELVLEPVSSTPAPVSRKAAPAAAAPAATETDTTEAPVDETETTEESTPVAEETTTDAAAEVEADAAAKSDDAADSSK
- a CDS encoding DNA-directed RNA polymerase subunit alpha; translated protein: MLIAQRPTLNEESISEFRSRFVIEPLEPGFGYTLGNSLRRTLLSSIPGAAVTSIRIDGVLHEFSTVPGVKEDVTEIILNIKSLVVSSEHDEPITAYLRKQGAGQVTAADISAPAGVEIHNPDLVIATLNDSARFELELTIERGRGYVSATQNRSEFSEAGQIPIDSIYSPVLKVTYRVEATRAGERTDFDRLVVDVESKPAITPRDAIASAGRTLVELFGLARELNTAAEGIEIGPAPVDAVLSNELQTPIEDLDLSVRSYNCLKREGINTVSELVALSETQLMNIRNFGQKSVDEVKDKLTELGLSLKDTVPGFDGAHFYSGYDEDESSN
- the rpsK gene encoding 30S ribosomal protein S11, which translates into the protein MATPKTAARKPRRKEKKNVAVGQAHIKSTFNNTIVSITDPSGAVLSWASSGAVGFKGSRKSTPFAAQLAAESAARQAAEHGVKKVDVFVKGPGSGRETAIRSLQAAGLEVGSINDVTPQAHNGCRPPKRRRV
- the rpsM gene encoding 30S ribosomal protein S13, which encodes MARLAGVDIPREKRVEIALTYIYGVGRTRAVQTLAETGISGDIRVKDLTDDQLVALRDFIEGTFKVEGDLRREVAADIRRKVEIGSYEGLRHRRGLPVRGQRTKTNARTRKGPKRTVAGKKKAR
- the rpmJ gene encoding 50S ribosomal protein L36, translating into MKVNPSVKVICEHCRVIRRKGRVMVICKSNPRHKQRQG
- the infA gene encoding translation initiation factor IF-1; the protein is MAKKDGVIEIEGSVLEALPNAMFRVELTNGHKVLAHISGKMRQHYIRILPEDRVIVELSPYDLTRGRIVYRYK
- a CDS encoding LCP family protein, with amino-acid sequence MPDAPGRPRPVARHGRLPRRRGWTTLLTVVAAAAAVVLVSGTSVATIAAAQLATSTRTVPLSTDDQSTAKTADITAIKGGANILLIGSDTRVGQFDSDEDVEGARNDVTMLVHVSEDHQQLTAVSFPRDLMVPIPACTNPETGTTYPAAASAQFNTALGNGGVSCVVDTVENLTGLTVPYAGLITFDGVIEMSNALGGVDVCVASPIDDSFTGLHLSAGAHSLQGTDALAFLRSRHGVGDGSDLARISSQQVFLSALLRQVTSNGTLSNPLTLYKLAGAALSNMTLSDGLAQTRTLVGLASTLRGMSTSSMLFVQYPVVDDPADPARVVVDETNAHALNVALQTDERTSLSDSSTGRASRESSGTASPSPTSAPSTPAGSSSAATSESSTPAPETTTTSSPSSTPLPSSITGQSAAEQTCSVGN
- the map gene encoding type I methionyl aminopeptidase, which encodes MSRFRKPSIYKTPEELRAMVRPGLLTAQALEAVRAAIRPGITTGELDAIAEQTIRDGGGVPNFQLVPGYRHTLCVSVNDEIVHGIPGDRVLEPGDIVSVDAGAEVDGWNGDSAFSTVVPGGDADTTAARQKLCDTTERSLWHGVAALAHAKNLHEVGAAVEDAIDETGEWGIVEDFTGHGIGRSMHEEPPVFNYRVRGAGPAVKPGLAVAIEPMVTAGTIDSSTDADEWTVRTLDGSDAAHWEHSVAVHAGGIWVLTAADGGAAALEPLGVTPVPVP
- a CDS encoding adenylate kinase, which translates into the protein MSARLIIVGPPGAGKGTQAGRIATSFGVPAISTGDIFRKNVSEGTPLGQRAKAIMDAGEYVPDDLTNELVRDRLAEPDAAQGFLLDGYPRTPAQVEYLDGLLAEQGTGIDAVVQLVADQDALVGRLMNRASEQGRADDNEQTIRRRQQVYQEQTAPLVAVYQQRGLVVDVDGLGGVDEVGDRIAAALSARGLAASV